The Elusimicrobiaceae bacterium genomic sequence CGATTACGAGCAGAAGCGGATGCAGCTCATATTAGGCAACATTTACCTGGTGCTGCGCGATGTGGCGATAAGCGAAGGCGTGAGCGTGGTGGTGGACAGGAAAAGCATACTTTACGGGCAGAACGCGGTGGATCTGACAGATAAGCTGCTGGACAAACTGTCCGGGCGATAATACTTCCTGCGGAGCGATTGTTATGTACATAGAATTCAAACTGGGCGAGCTGGCTGCGCTTTGCGAGGGCGAGCTGACGGGCGGAAAGCCTTCGGATACCGTAGGCGGGCCGGCGCCTCTGGAAACGGCCGAGCCGGACAGCATTGTTTATTTTACCGACCCCGCCAAAAAAAATCTTTTGAACGGGCTGAAAGCCGGTGTCTTGCTGCTGCCTGTTCAGGCGAAAGGGCTGCCGGTTCCGTTTGAGGGACCGGTAATTTTTTGCGCCGATCCCAAGCTGGCGTTTTCCAGAATTCTCAAGCGGGTTTATCTGGCCGGCCGGCCGGATTTCGGAACGGGTGTGGATTCCAAAGCCAGCGTGTCGGATACGAGCCGGCTGGGCCTGTCCGTTTATGTGGGCGCGTTTTCGATTGTCGGGCCGGAAGCGGCGATCGGGGAAGGCACGGTTGTCTATCCCGGCTGTTATATCGGGCATCGCGCGAAAGTGGGGCAGGACTGCCTGCTTTATCCGGGCGTGGTGATACGGGAGGACTGCGTGATAGGGGACCGGGTGATCATCCATCCCAACGCCGTCATCGGCGCGGACGGGTTCGGCTATAACCAGACGCCGGCCGGGCACGAGAAAATCCATCAGGTCGGGCGCGTGGTTATCGAGAACGACGTTGAGATAGGAGCCTGC encodes the following:
- the lpxD gene encoding UDP-3-O-(3-hydroxymyristoyl)glucosamine N-acyltransferase, translated to MYIEFKLGELAALCEGELTGGKPSDTVGGPAPLETAEPDSIVYFTDPAKKNLLNGLKAGVLLLPVQAKGLPVPFEGPVIFCADPKLAFSRILKRVYLAGRPDFGTGVDSKASVSDTSRLGLSVYVGAFSIVGPEAAIGEGTVVYPGCYIGHRAKVGQDCLLYPGVVIREDCVIGDRVIIHPNAVIGADGFGYNQTPAGHEKIHQVGRVVIENDVEIGACTTIDRGTMGDTVIGAGSKIDNQVQIAHNVRVGRACIIVSQAGIAGSSSLGDGAIIAGQAGVIDHIKVGSRAIVTAGSGVMNDIPDGAVYFGAPARPHGESMKIQALLGRLPQMHRELRQLKKSAPEPVCAEIADLRSRVAELEKQAKSSAGS